The Mercenaria mercenaria strain notata chromosome 6, MADL_Memer_1, whole genome shotgun sequence genome contains the following window.
tgcaaaaatatactctTATCTTTGCTTGAGGCAATATGCGCACAATAACTGAATAGCATTGACAACCTGTCTATGGATAATACGACATTATTCGTGTCCAcgataacaaatataaataaatgtactagttaatatacagaatttaaaacaattaccgTAAATGAACCAAATATGTAGCTATTTTGATGTTCTGACCTCATAATGGATAAAATATCCCTATCCTTGGgggaatacaaaacataaaataaaactagaaactgaccacaacatttgtttttcatacctgcataacttgaagaagaaaactaGACACATGCATCAATATGTATCAACTTATTCAAGTACTCATGGTAATGCGCATATAAAGTCACATTAGTATGACTACCttttacaacagttttactgtaaaGCACCAATAATTGCCATTCTTTGTATCAGATAATCCTTTTGTGCcattctttgaattctttcaaaaggatttataaattctaattttcaaaactacaaattgGTGATAATGAAtgggtaaaatttgtatttttagcaggAATCTGaccttttgacatatttttttacgtttaaatgtaacaatttaaatgttttacaattcatgaaaggtgtgttgcaataattctacaaaacaatgcacgccagcagtttatttcatcaaaagtgaatgaagaaaaccttatttttttttcatttttttggcggccatcttggatttctcagctcgccaccatttatgccaatttatgccggtgtaatgaagtatttcgacccccatagaatatcgaccccccggtcattattctatagaaaatgtgactcctttcctgtaaaatattgactacccttataaaaaactgactccctttgaaaactctatagaataacgacccccggtcattattctatagaaaaactgacccctccaagtaaaatactgactccctaaagatgactcccttcgaatctcatagaataacgatcccggttattattctatagaaaaagtgactccttccatgtaaaatactcactgccgaaattagtacattcgaactctcatacaatatcgattcccggacattattctatttaaaaaagttactctttccgtgtaaaacaccggctcctaaaaagactttcgacgaaaatatctattaaaaagtgatccccaccaaacctaacggacaattttactagatctacaactctaataccctccattgccaatagttaacattttgattgtactactactactggtgccgctacttctattgctattactacatgtacttcttcttcttcttcttcttctactactactacttctactactactactacaactgctactactgatactactatacctgcttccactaatacgtcttgtacatctacctcttcttctcctgctgctgttgttgctgtcacttattcctctgctgctgctgcaactgccacttccactgccactgccactgccactaccactaccactactttctattgttgccgctaccgtactttactgccactgctaagtattgcaacttgtattaatactaagttctttgctagcagtttcttgtgcagttttcttctgaagaattacttcataccgaagtttgcagggattattgacactggtgtgttttgtgaacatattgtgaattgttattttcctgaaaaaaatgtatacaccaagatacagcgtctagaaatagaatcccttttcccgttgcggaatgctctgatttctgtgtcaagtgatggtatctggggctaatggtcaaacggaagaacggacggacggacaagggcaaatctatatgcccccctcccccgagtgggggcataaaatgcagcaattaggccttagatacatgagttatcactaaatttgaccaaatgaccgggggtcgtttttttatgggagtcaatattcttcgtgaggttcagtttacttcacgtgggggagtcatagtactatgatctggaggtcataatactatgaccgggggggtcactttttctatagaataatgaccggggggtcattattctatgggggtcgaaatacttcattacaccggcacttTCAGAATCTAGAAACTTTTACGAACATTTCGgtatataacatgccttgttaaaaattgggtccgggtTACCCCTAGAAATAGTGGACTTTCTAGGCCGAAGTCACCCTACCATCTTTATTTACACTTCATGTACTTCCTTCTATACAGAAGACTGTAGTCAGGAAACTAAGGTAATAATGTTCAAGTACTGTTTCACAATATTTGTAATGTTTATGAGTTTACGGAAAGCAGATGCCCGACATGACCAAGAGGAAAAACAGTCAAATACTATTCACCTGTTGTTGAGCAACTTCTTCTTACGCGGACTTCTATGCTGGTTCGTTGGGTATCTTGACTGCAGCCTGTCCCACAACACGGCATCTTGCCATTCTTCAGTACTCGCCTCGTACCGTTTTGCATAGAGTCTAACCATGTCCGCCTTCGGGTCCAAAGAGGTGGGTGGTTCGGGCTGTGAGAAAAAAATGGTAATCAATTTAAAGTTGTATATGTTCAGACGTACAATAATTATTActagtatattttttattattttaaaacattggcGATATCCCTTTGACTACTCAAACGAGTCTGCACAAACTTTCATTTACTGAAGTAAAAAAGAGTAATGTTCTTAGATGTTAAGAACTTGTTCGGACTGTTCTAAACCTGGTACAGACAGAACTGCCACGGGGTAAATATTTACAACAATGGAAAGCAGATCTTTTTTCTTATCCACTATGGATACTCTAAAGGACTGGGTACCAAATATTCAAGCTATTTAATTCCTCTGAAAACAATTCAGAAGAGCACTCTAGAATTTAAGAACACCGTCCCATGTTGTCATAGGAACATTCTGCACGTATACTCTTTATGTCTATGGAGTGAAAAAGAGTGACTGTTATGAAATACGGACTGGTTATTACTAAAACCTGGTGCAGACAGAGCaagtacaaaaatggaaaagtaATTATTGGTTCCATAACAGCAGTGAGTACCAGAGCTTACTGAACAATCTACTACATTATACCTTTGACAGCAATTTAGAAGACTACGCTTAAACTTTAGAAGTGTTCAGAGTACTCACTGTGAAAAGAATATGGCCCAAAGTGTCCAGTATGTCTAGATGTACAATTAATATAAAtctgatattaaaaatatttgacttatttTACTTTTTCGAAAACAAAATCAGCTCGTAGAGTTTTAAAGTTATCAACGCTTTTTTTCTTTCTCTCAAGAATAAATACCTTTTCAAGTTGTAGATCGCATTCGGCTGCTGCCTTTTGTGCGAACGTGGTGTATCTATATTTGTTGTAAAGTTTTTCCATTGTTTCCATGTCCATAGGTCCAAATTTCGTGTCAGTCACCTTTAATGTAATAAACTATATAACTACTAGCATACAGCATGGTTGTCTTCGTGTTAAATGGAACTGATTTTTTTGCGCGCGCTACTAATAGAACGGTCAGacaatgaaagtagtccggctaCATGTACAATACAATTCGGAATTTGTTTTCTGCttgttcgtatttacttgtgtAATAAAAGCCgtattttttacagaaattatataagtataaaaaaaTACTACAATATCCTTAGAACATCCATTTACTAATCCGCAAACTAACTGtattaaacaaataataattaaaatgaaactagTTCGTTTATGGTGTTCGTTTCATAGCAAAGCAAAAAGTACATACTATGTTTTGCAAGCTTCTGCTTGTACATGGCAACTTTACACCAGAAACAGGGCGTGGCTTGGCGGGAGCTGGGAGCGCAGGTGGATGCGGTATATGCTGAGCTACTCTTTTCCGTCCAAACTCACTCTGTTCACCTTGTCTAcaagaaaattatgtttatttttgaaacacGATGTAAAGGGCCTTCGTTTCATTTATGTAGGCAGCGCACGAATATTCCATGCACAACACCGTGTCACGCTTTGAAAATTATAGACGAAGGCGTTGAAATACTCCAAGGAACGCTGATGTAGTATCGAAAAGTAACAGATATTTTGTTGTTATAAGCgaaaaagttcattttttttcgggtaatattttcattattttcaatgttaaaaaaaccctttttttctgTGGAATTTCATGGGATGTATCCATTACTTACTTAAAGGACAGTTGAAGAATTACGTATATTGTAgcaaaacgcgatggcacgatgatgaaatcgcgatggtgcgatggtacgatggtgaaatgtcgatgtaatatcgcgttttcatcatcgtaccatcgcgttttcaccatcgcaccatcgtgccatcgcgttttcacaatcgtaccatcgcgttttcacctttgtgccatcgcgttatcatcatcgtaccatcgtggtttcatcatcgtacaatcgcgttttcaccatcgtaccatcgtgttttcaccatcgtaccatcgcgttttcaccatcgtgccatcgcgttatcatcatcgtaccatcgtggtttcaccatcgtaccatcgccttccggttagaaatgtgtagtcccgtacacttgtatttttgtcaacaatagatgaatgtatctcaatgcattttgtgagaagaaattaaccatttagattctgctgttttgcaaaatgttttacaaaatgttcagtgctcagttcattaaaactgtaaaatcttcaaggccacgtcctttgtatttcaTGTATGCATGACAGTAAATGAAAATCTGGGTGTAATATTCACATGGTATAATTCAAACTcggcttattcttgttaggatgtagaaggttcATAGTgtaatgtgaaaatgagattgtatcaagcctgtattttactgacacatatactgtaccactgcgcattaCCACCGGaaagcgatggtacgatggtgaaaatgcgatggtacgatggtggtaatgcgatggtacgatggtgaaaacgcgatggtacgatgatgaaaacgcgatgacacgatggtgaaaacgcgatggtacgatgatgaaaatgtgatggtacgatgatacgatggtgaaaacgcgatggtacaatgatgaaaacgcgatattacatcgacattatttcaccatcgtaccatcgcaccatcgcgatttcgtcatcgtgccatcgcgttttcaccatcgtaccatcgttgtttcatcatcgtgccatcgcgttttcgtcatcgtaccatcgtgcatccgcggtttagtattaaataaaaagtcacgattgtccaaacggaacaccgtagtaagGATATAACTTAGGGAAATGAACGGGCGTATAATGTAGTCTGATAAACAACCAAACTTATGTTAATTCTAACAAATTGCAATTTTTAGTTAGTGGGTGGGTCAGAATAAAATCAGAATCGAATTAGataattatctttatttattttttgttttattttgttagaaACTTCCGATTTCATGTTAATGTTTTAGAAATGTCGTATGTCTTCATGTgtctaaaaaaataattattttcattatagtTATTTTGGGATACTCGTGGAATCATAGAATCAGTTACTTCTGCAGCAGGCTATagtaaacatttaatttatataactTTAAGGATTTTTTTCGTAATTTTAGACAATTTTAAATCACATTTCGACCTTCTGGCAAATCATCCTGGAAGCACTTAAACGCGATACTTGTATTTGCCGGATTTCTCAATGTGGGTTATACCTtatctaaaatatagaaaaataacaAACCCATATTGAAAATATCTCTGTGGTCCAACTACCCTGGTGCTTCATTTACACTAATTTACCCTGTTTCTGTTAACATTATTACGACCACTTATTACGTTGAAGGAAAAAAATCGTGTACGGAAATGAAGAAGCCTACCTGTATGACATTTTAGATTCAGCTGGATACATACAGGGCAATGTTTTGTATCTGATGAACGGCATGCGTGGTATCTCACCCCTGTAGCACATCTTATACGTCGACTCGGCTATCCCTGGTACTGTACACAttgtttttttctctatttttcttCCTTCAGTAGATCTACTTTACTACTGACAGACACGCCAGCACCTCCATGTCTTGCATCTGCAGGCCAGCTGTAACGTCATTTGTTGCCATGGCGCTTACGTAAAATGTTGTCAGTGACGTAATTTTCAAGACGTCATGATGTAAACACGACGCCAAATGTTTTAAAAGTCTCATTAAAATCTGTTATATGCTATTGATCCCCTCAAGTTCTTGACATAAAATGATGGAATTTAGTTTACGTGCATATCTTTTTAACAGGATTCGGCTTAATTATTATAACAAATCCGCCAATTTAGCTCAATATATTGTTAAGGGGACTACTAACAGGGAGACCGCATGGTAGAACCCAAGGAGTGGCGTATATTCTAAGGGGTTCTAGACTCAAGATTCTATTATGAGAAAATAAGGCATCAAGGAACTAATGTTATAAAGAATCATAGTAAATACCGTAATTGGAATACTGAGACAATCCGAAGTTTATTAAACCCCAGAAACCGAGCAAAAAAAAagccccaaacaaacaaacagttcaACCAAGATTTAGAGCCTACTAGTATCCTTTTAATAGTCCACAtttgtttaacaaaattatgAAGATCAATAAGTTTTTATAAAAGTTAGGAGCGATTCTTTAAGCCACTGGTACGGCGTTGCTCGGAGGTGTGTGATGGCACGAACTTGGAGCAGAAGATCTAAAATCTCATTTTTTGATaaaagttataataataataataataataataactttatttaaagaaggtaacacataaagatataacagtgttagaacatattaaacatcttaaatttcaatgtggccttctgtaatattaataaaaacagttcaacacacaaaaatagattaaaaccaattatctaattataatataagacagaattagaatgataaacatttaaatacagcattcactcttgacaaacactccatttaattagaaaaaaatatgtatacaatcataaaaagtaaaatcactCAGATATGCATTCAcccattaaaagaaaataaataaatagcaattgCAGAGAAAAAAAAGGTGTAGCTTATTCAGGTCCTAATAAGTATCTTTTGTACTTGCTTTTGAAAGAAGTAAGTGAATCCACACAACGAATATTTTGTGGAATGATATTCCATACTTTAGCACTATTATagccaaatgatcttttcatataATTCGTGCGACATTtaggtattaaaatatcattatgtacaactgatctaaggccataaatttcattgctggaaaatgttacaatatcagatatgtaagatggtaccagactttttatagttttaaatatcattactCCAGTATGGTATTTGCACCGATCAGAAAATTTCATCCATCCGAGTTCTTTTAACATTTCGGATTTATTTGTCTGCagttctttatttaaaacaatcctagcaactcttccttgaagtgcaaaaatcttatttaatgaGCCTTTACTGCATGTAGACCAAATTGTACAGCAGTaatctaaaacagacaaaatatatgcattgtagaaaaattttttttcatatcctCTGTTAAAAAATATACAATCCTCTTCAATAGTGCAATTTTTGAATtaactttcaaacatattttatctatttgtatatTCCACGAAAGTGTATTGTCGATATAGATTCCTAAAACTTTTTGAACtgttacattttctatgatagaTCCACCAATAGTTAAGTTCAAATTGCTGCAGTTGCGCTTCTTGTGTTTTGTACTTAtaagcatacattttgtttttgatgggtGTAACAGCATGTTgtttgaaaaacaccatttttcgattttatctaaattttcttggagtttactttcaacaattttcatatcataatcagatTCATATATTGTCGAGTCATCAGCGTATAGATCAATATTACCTTCGTTTGTTGATAATGCTATGTCAttgatataaagtaaaaataacagGGGACCGAGAATTGGCCCTTGTGGAACGCCGGAACTAACTGTCATTTGTTCGGATCTGAAGTTACCAACTTTAATCAACTGTTTCCTGTTGGATAAATACGACTGGAATAATTTAATTGTactatctgtaaatttatataatctTAGTTTATGTAGCAAAATAGAGTGATCAACAAGATCAAATGCTTTCCTTAAGTCAAGAAATACAGCACCTACGTATTTTCCAGAATCTACGTCTTTTAACCAGGCATCTATTAATCGCGTAAGAGCTGTATGGCATGAATGATTGGGTCTAAATCCTGACTGAGTTTCGTGAATgatgttaaatgttttgaaaaaagattgcatttgaatcgctatatgtctttcaaatattttagatattgtcgGTAAAATTGAGATAGGGCGATAGTTGTTTGGATCTTTGTTTCCTTGTTTAAATACTGGAACAACAAATGCATCTTTTAAAGAATCTGGAAACGTACATATATCGAtacttttgtttatcaaaaaagCAATTGCAGACGTGATATAGTCATcacaatatttaagtatattaggACCAATGCCGTCTAATCCCGTTGATTTATTAGTATCTAATTTATCtataatttttttaacttcaAATGCCGATATTGGTTCAATATTAAATATGTTAAACTTCAATTTGTTGTCTAGATACTTTTCCAAAATTGAGaaattatttgttacaaattCTGTCTTCTTAacgatatttgatatattaatgaAATGACTGTTCAGTGCATTCAATATATTTGAAGGCTCATCGATAATGTTTTCATTGATAACCAGTTTTGATGGCAATGATATGCCATTTTCTTCTGTattgttatttgatatatttcttatatttttccaCAAATAGCTTggatttttattatcttttattgaaatgttatatatattctttttacttttctttatcaTGGATGAAATTTTGTTCCGCAAAATCTtgtattcattaaattttttatccTTATGTAGCTTATCCCGTTGAATAATTGCTTTTTTGATATCTTCTGTAAACCACGAAGGTTGTATGACGCGTTTTACCCTTTTCGTTTTCATAGGTGCATGTTTTATCAGGATGTTGtttaatatagaataaagaaaatgtaGTGATTTATTGGGGTCAGAGAATGTTTCTATCAAGTGAAATGGTGCAGTTGATAAGTCGTCCCGAAAACTGGCTTCATCAAACTTTTTGAAAGACCTGTACGTTATTGTTTTGTGACTATCTTGATTTTCATTAGTGTGTTTCATCGATCTCGTGAAACATATTGGGTAATGATCACTGATATTGTAgtttggcaccaatatttcactTATATATTCACATTGTGTAGTATATATATGATCAATAATAGTAGAACTTAGTTTTGTTATTCGTGTTGGGATTTTAATAAGTTGATTAAAACCGAATTTCATTATTACATCCTGCCATTTTTTATTTGTGAATTTTTTTGAGAGGACAGTATCAAGACTATATTACAAGATATTGTTAAAATGTGAAACGTTAAAAACAAAAGTATCTTCTAATGTTGTTAGTACATGTAAGAGGTTAGGCTAGCTTTGTAGGCTGTCACTGACCTTCATAGTATATGGCAGGTCATTCTAGAGTCTGATCCGATGGGAAAAGAAAGAGGTCATCTGATGCCCAGTTCTTGAATATGATAGGATATATAATAATTAAGATTTCTAGCTCACTGTGATCTGCAATAACTATGTTGTTTGTAATTGTATACATCACGCTTAGAGATAGTTGGTTTCTGTGCTGTTTTAAGTGTTGGCTATTTGAGTTGTTTTAGCATTGATGTTACACCACTAGAGAAGTCGCCAAATATATATCTTGCTGTGGCTCTTTGCactctttctatttttagctcacctgtcacgtagtgacagggtgagcttttgtgatcgccctccGTCCATCCAccatttcttgtgaacatgatagagaccatattttgcaatcaattttaataaaacttgcaaacaacttgtataggcataatatctcggttcctttcgaaaactggccatctcatcatgggttccagagttatggccccttaaagggccaaaatttgctatttttggcttgtaaacacgatagagaccacattttgcaattgattttaataaaacttgcacacaacttgtactggcatatctcggttctttcgaaaactggccagattccatcatgggtttcagtgttatggccccttaaaaggccaaaatttgctatttttgccttgtgaacacgatagaccacatattgcaattgattttaattaaacttgcacacaacttgtattggcatatctcggttcctttcaaaaactggccagatcccataatggttctcgagttatggccccttattgggccaaaaattgctatttttggcttttgcagccatatagacttcacgatacaaacttgcaaaatatctttaacaacaacagAACTTGGATTCCAGGATGAATCtggcagatccaatcataggttccggagttacggtccctgattgacccctgacaGAGCCAAACACGATAGAAGTGCCATTTTACATGAATTTTAACTACactacaacttaagtcacaataatatctcggttcctttcgaaaaccgactagattccgtcatgggttctcaagttactgccTCTACAAGAGGAAAACTTttctatattggccctttcagccatatagcggtttcatttatgctttgatttgaaatcaaagaagaagcttgtttacactctagggggcacattttttattccatcttcataaaacttggtcagaatgtttggtatcataaAGTATTGggtgatttcaaatctgggtcatgtagggtcaaaaactaggtcaataggtcaaatcaaaggaaaagcttgtatacactctagaggccactgttttgctccaatcttcccgaaactttgtcagaatgtttgttttcatgaaatcttggacaagttcgaatctgggtcatatgaggtcactaggtcaattcaaagaaaatgcttgtgtacactcaagaggccacatttttggtccactcttcatgaaaattggtcagaatatttgtctccatgaaatcactaggtaaaacatgtttacactgttatgaagtgttactcaggtgagcgtgtcgttttttttttcttatatttttgccCAGGGTGCCAGACAGTTCTACAATATTCAAGCTGTGGTCTTATATAAGGGGTATAGACTTTTTCTTGTTGGTGTTGTTACTTTGGATAATTCTTTTTATAAACCTGTTTTAGCTTAGGATGACTGATTTTCTGTTTTTGTAGCTAATTTAAAATCATCAATAATTGGTACTCTTCAGTACTTAACACTTTTTGTAGGCTAAAGTTCAGTATCCTTAATTTGTACCGGAAAAGGACAGAATGTTTTGTACAGAGTTGCTATAAAGAAACAGTTGTGCAACTGCGATAAAAGCTTTTTAACTCAGCCTAAATTACTAGATGTATACACATGTATCCACCTTTTCTTTTAAATGACAAACAGCTACAAAAAGGAGGGACTCCTATTTTGCCTGGAGCACAGTGAAAGACAAAGAAGAGATTTCAATCCAGAAGAGTTCCTGTTTAATGTGCAGGTGTAAAGTATCAACACAATGTACTAGTACTCATCACAAAGAAAGTTAGCAGTTTTAGTTGGAGGATTGGGGTTGATCTTGCTACACATGGTGTTTTAGTCCAGTATTTTACCACAGAGCCACCTTGTCCGTTCTTAAGTTATAACAGGGGTTCAGACTTTTATAGGCATACAAACTATCACAATGACAAAGGATGAGCATATAAAAGTTATCTGGAGAACTATTTATTGCATAATCAATCTTACTACATGAATGACAAACAACATCAACACTGTAAGGTaactataaaataaattaaaggtaatttaaaagaacaaaacatttttttattctgaAGCCGgcttgtgaaaatatttgtttctgaaaTGTGGCAGAATAAAGGTATTTAAAGCACATTCCACTAAAAAAGACAGACTATCATATGAGTAAAAGATACATCTAACAGATAAACATAACAATAAAATGCCttataataataaattgtatgtaaacatatataaatgtatatatataaaaaggtcCTTTCAAACAACATAAAACTGAACTGATCCAAAAGCTATCATTTTCATAAACAATAAGCAAGAGACAAGAGACAGGCATACCTGACAGTTttataatatgaatgaaaattATATTGTCCAATTTTTACACTGCAAGATAGAAATAGGCAAACACTGGCTGTAAAAGTAACACATGTAATATAACTTAGTTGTCATGGTGATGTTTTGGTCACATTTCTACAACAcccttaaaataaaaatttggtcCTTTTTCTGACAATGCTGACTTCAAAAATTAACAAGCATTTTAGAAACTCTACAAGGTTGTTGtaataaatttccaaaaataaCATAGCACAGgtttaacaaaacatttatgaTCTTAATGCcttaaaatgtgttcaaatccaTCTGCAAGAGTGTAATGTTTTCTTGTGTGTGTGTCCATTAAAATCTAGTATTTATTAATTTGAATGCTGATTCATTATCATTAGGATTTAACCCTTATCGTGCTTAATACGATCAATTCTTCCTTTGTGACCAGTGAAGATCATCTTGCATATCCAGGCAGTCTAATCAAGAttacactgtttgccattcagtcagtatctttttggtaagcaatggtactgtccaaattgaaagatggacaagttcattatcaaatatatataactgACAAGAACGAACAATTTTTACATATGTAATCCATACATACTGAATCTAAACACACAGATAATATACTTTTTTTGAgtatttattttaatactttataTTTTAAGACTGTGCTCTTTCATTTGGCACATAACCAAACAACTACATCTGGTGGGAAACATTcatcaattatatatataatatatagatatgatattataaataaaaacctGATATTGTGTATAATAAAAGTGAACAACAACTGATGGTTAAGATTAACTAGAGCTACATTTGTCTTCTGGTTCCCATCTTCAGTCTGCTGGTTCCTACCTTGACTAACACCTGGCCCCTTTACTGGTCCCTTTGCCACCATGTTGCTGGTATACTCACAGAACTCGCCTGTCCAGGGTCCTGTGTATTCTCGCTCAAACTCTTCTTAAACGCTTGACCAGCAGCTGACTCTGCATGacttaatgaaaaagaaaactg
Protein-coding sequences here:
- the LOC123550322 gene encoding uncharacterized protein LOC123550322 yields the protein MCTVPGIAESTYKMCYRGEIPRMPFIRYKTLPCMYPAESKMSYRQGEQSEFGRKRVAQHIPHPPALPAPAKPRPVSGVKLPCTSRSLQNIVTDTKFGPMDMETMEKLYNKYRYTTFAQKAAAECDLQLEKPEPPTSLDPKADMVRLYAKRYEASTEEWQDAVLWDRLQSRYPTNQHRSPRKKKLLNNRQNGLDERRLNIIRNLVRTDGLANVFVRKCPGYAGYNSLCPPETKLNDKKNPPEWSTIMSASYGKFPDHVYDKQSFARQGPFSQTVTLTYPFNPFNKVGEDITTEKAGLYSTNGYFFGLIG